From a single Vitis vinifera cultivar Pinot Noir 40024 chromosome 18, ASM3070453v1 genomic region:
- the LOC100853408 gene encoding disease resistance protein RPV1: protein MAFANPQSQRASSSSSSFSIRGWNYDTRHNFTDHLDRTLNQKGIRTFRDDEELPRGEEIAAELLKAIEESRICLIILSECLEELTKIMDCGEQMGKLVFPIFYHVELLHVRGQIRSFGEA from the coding sequence ATGGCTTTTGCAAATCCACAAAGTCAAAGGgcgtcttcttcttcatcttcctttTCTATTCGTGGATGGAATTACGATACCCGCCATAATTTTACAGATCATCTAGACAGAACTTTGAATCAGAAAGGGATTCGTACCTTTAGGGATGATGAAGAGCTTCCAAGAGGAGAAGAGATTGCAGCAGAACTTTTAAAAGCTATTGAAGAGTCAAGGATTTGCCTCATAATTCTGTCGGAGTGTTTGGAAGAACTGACAAAGATCATGGATTGCGGGGAGCAAATGGGAAAATTAGTTTTTCCGATTTTCTACCACGTGGAACTATTGCATGTGCGAGGACAGATTCGGAGTTTTGGAGAAGCTTAA